The Algoriphagus sanaruensis genome window below encodes:
- the cysD gene encoding sulfate adenylyltransferase subunit CysD, producing the protein MTLFIPNPKEAESIHILREVAAQFERPVLLFSGGKDSITLVRLAQKAFFPAKIPFPLLHVDTGHNFPETIEFRDWLVKELGLELIVRNVQDSIDQGKVREERGRYASRNTLQTTTLLDAIEEFKFDACIGGARRDEEKARAKERVFSVRDDFGQWDEKNQRPELFDMLNGKMHVGQNVRVFPISNWTELDVWEYIRTENIAIPSIYFAHKREVFFRDGMIWTANEHVFREAHEEVVERMVRFRTVGDMTCTAAVLSEATSLDDVVAEIRESTISERGARIDDKRSEAAMETRKKVGYF; encoded by the coding sequence ATGACCCTATTTATACCTAACCCCAAAGAAGCAGAATCCATCCACATCCTAAGGGAAGTGGCAGCGCAGTTTGAGCGTCCGGTTTTGCTTTTTTCTGGGGGGAAAGACTCGATCACCCTCGTCCGGCTTGCTCAGAAAGCATTCTTCCCGGCCAAAATTCCTTTTCCTTTACTTCACGTGGACACCGGTCACAATTTCCCTGAGACGATTGAGTTTCGAGATTGGTTGGTGAAGGAATTGGGATTGGAATTGATCGTAAGAAATGTCCAGGACTCGATTGATCAGGGAAAAGTTCGCGAAGAGCGAGGCCGATATGCCAGCCGAAATACGCTTCAGACGACTACCTTATTGGATGCGATCGAAGAGTTTAAGTTTGATGCTTGTATTGGAGGAGCCAGAAGAGATGAGGAAAAAGCCCGTGCCAAAGAGCGGGTGTTTTCCGTGAGGGATGATTTTGGACAGTGGGATGAAAAAAACCAGCGTCCTGAGCTATTCGACATGCTTAATGGGAAAATGCATGTGGGCCAAAATGTCCGCGTGTTTCCGATTTCTAACTGGACCGAGCTTGACGTATGGGAATATATCCGCACGGAAAATATTGCCATTCCGAGTATCTACTTCGCGCACAAGCGGGAGGTGTTTTTCCGTGATGGGATGATTTGGACTGCCAATGAACATGTCTTTCGTGAGGCTCACGAAGAGGTGGTTGAGCGCATGGTCAGATTCCGGACTGTCGGCGACATGACTTGCACCGCAGCGGTACTATCGGAAGCCACTTCCCTGGATGATGTCGTAGCTGAAATCCGGGAATCTACCATTTCTGAGCGTGGTGCCCGTATCGACGACAAGCGATCCGAAGCGGCGATGGAAACGAGGAAGAAGGTCGGATACTTTTGA
- a CDS encoding DUF2061 domain-containing protein produces MILDQPLKKWFVTKKGTDSNFKSFLKSISWRIVGTIDTIVISYFVTGELVMAVSIGSVEVITKILLYYLHERVWENVTKTKKDEPEAELVRS; encoded by the coding sequence ATGATTCTAGACCAGCCACTCAAAAAATGGTTCGTTACCAAAAAAGGGACGGACTCGAATTTCAAAAGTTTTTTAAAGTCCATCTCATGGAGAATAGTGGGGACCATCGATACCATCGTAATTTCCTATTTTGTCACTGGAGAGCTTGTGATGGCGGTGTCTATTGGTTCCGTAGAGGTAATCACCAAAATTCTACTCTATTACCTTCACGAACGTGTTTGGGAAAACGTCACTAAAACAAAAAAAGATGAGCCAGAAGCAGAACTTGTTCGATCTTGA
- the cobA gene encoding uroporphyrinogen-III C-methyltransferase, producing MRTVVNPKVTLVGAGPGDPELMTLKGILALNTADVVLYDALIDPILLKHAPATALKIFVGKRVGKHSTPQEDTNQLCVELARKHGHVVRLKGGDPFVFGRGGEEIEYIETFGIPTTVVPGITSAIAVPANVGIPVTKRGVSESFWVVTGTTTAGELSRDLALAAQSTATVVILMGTKKLGEIAETYRKAGKAHLPVAIIQSGTTREEKITAGFIHDIEQKALENQVEAPAVIIVGEVVRESLRLAEVYREAVSVISMRS from the coding sequence ATGAGAACTGTAGTGAATCCCAAAGTTACCCTTGTGGGCGCAGGTCCCGGTGATCCAGAACTGATGACCTTGAAAGGAATTTTAGCGCTCAATACCGCCGATGTGGTACTTTATGACGCCTTGATTGACCCTATTCTTCTAAAACATGCACCCGCCACGGCCTTGAAGATATTCGTAGGAAAGCGAGTTGGAAAACACAGTACTCCCCAGGAAGACACGAATCAACTCTGTGTCGAACTAGCTCGAAAGCATGGTCATGTGGTCCGATTGAAAGGAGGAGATCCTTTCGTATTTGGTCGGGGAGGGGAAGAAATCGAGTACATCGAGACCTTCGGCATTCCCACAACTGTCGTTCCAGGCATCACTTCGGCGATTGCTGTTCCTGCCAATGTTGGGATTCCTGTCACTAAACGTGGTGTTTCTGAAAGTTTCTGGGTGGTGACTGGAACAACTACTGCCGGTGAACTTTCCCGTGATTTGGCACTTGCGGCACAATCTACCGCTACAGTCGTCATCTTGATGGGAACCAAAAAACTGGGTGAAATTGCAGAGACCTATCGAAAGGCAGGGAAGGCCCATTTACCTGTAGCGATCATCCAAAGCGGAACTACACGAGAAGAAAAAATCACGGCCGGATTTATCCATGATATCGAGCAAAAAGCCCTAGAAAATCAAGTCGAGGCTCCCGCCGTGATCATCGTTGGGGAAGTGGTTCGTGAAAGTTTGCGATTGGCGGAAGTGTATCGGGAGGCAGTTTCGGTGATCAGTATGCGTTCGTAG
- a CDS encoding RrF2 family transcriptional regulator: MLSKKTKYALHALTYLGKHRENKTVLIQDIAEEHGISHKFLENILLELRKAGYLGSKKGKGGGYYLIKEPKDIPLSRVIRLLDGPIALLPCVSLNYYEPCAECKDESHCGINRVMAQVRDETLKILENKTLEDILQGE; this comes from the coding sequence ATGCTTTCCAAAAAGACCAAGTACGCCCTGCATGCCCTGACTTATCTCGGTAAACATCGGGAAAATAAGACCGTCCTGATTCAGGACATTGCCGAGGAGCATGGCATTTCGCATAAGTTTCTCGAAAATATCCTCCTCGAGCTTCGCAAAGCAGGCTACCTCGGCAGCAAAAAAGGCAAAGGCGGAGGCTACTACCTGATCAAAGAACCCAAGGACATCCCCCTTTCCCGAGTGATTCGGCTCCTTGACGGTCCCATCGCCTTGCTTCCCTGCGTCAGTCTAAATTACTACGAACCTTGCGCTGAATGCAAAGATGAGTCCCATTGTGGCATTAATCGGGTCATGGCTCAAGTTCGGGATGAAACGCTTAAAATACTGGAAAACAAGACCCTAGAAGATATTTTGCAAGGAGAGTAA
- a CDS encoding sterol desaturase family protein, with translation MKKIGRLDRPDNFGSAQMFSNPFLEKISRTHILVPITLFLGISSVSFYYAVTSTSIGIGLGIAVLLIGLIAFTFVEYMMHKHFFHMEPDTPIKDKLQYTVHGVHHDYPKDKDRLAMPPFVSAAYAAIFYLVFNLVMGDFALYFLPGFLLGYTAYLGVHYIVHAYNPPKNFLKVLWVNHAIHHYKDPDTSFGVSSPLWDYLLGTMPKKD, from the coding sequence ATGAAAAAGATCGGGAGATTAGATCGGCCTGATAATTTTGGTTCAGCCCAAATGTTCTCTAATCCATTTCTGGAAAAAATTTCCAGAACCCACATCTTGGTTCCGATTACCTTGTTTCTCGGAATATCCTCCGTGTCCTTTTACTATGCAGTGACTTCCACCAGCATTGGAATAGGGCTAGGAATTGCAGTCCTTTTGATTGGATTGATTGCTTTTACGTTTGTGGAATACATGATGCACAAGCATTTCTTTCACATGGAGCCTGACACCCCGATCAAGGATAAGCTTCAGTACACGGTACATGGAGTGCATCATGATTACCCCAAAGACAAGGATAGATTGGCGATGCCTCCATTTGTGAGCGCCGCTTACGCAGCCATTTTCTATCTCGTTTTCAACTTGGTGATGGGGGATTTTGCGCTCTATTTCCTTCCGGGATTCCTCCTGGGCTATACAGCTTATTTGGGTGTTCATTACATTGTTCATGCCTACAATCCTCCCAAAAACTTTCTTAAAGTACTTTGGGTAAACCATGCCATTCACCATTACAAAGATCCGGATACTTCCTTCGGGGTGAGCTCTCCGCTTTGGGATTACCTATTGGGTACGATGCCTAAAAAAGACTAA
- a CDS encoding HEPN domain-containing protein, whose amino-acid sequence MQSFRTELENLIVERDIIELERKIALFREGKIDEEKFRSLRLARGVYGQRQQGVQMVRIKLPYGRATSVQLRRICKVSEEYSIGRLHITTRQDIQIHFVSLDRTPQLWAELEKDDVTLREACGNTVRNVTASETAGIDPKEPFDVTPYADATFRYFLRNPVCQEMGRKFKMAFSSSDDDTGLAYMHDLGFIPKVKEVDGNQIRGFKVLLGGGLGSQPRHADLITEFLETDQLIPFIEAVLRIFDRHGERARRNKARMKFLIKEIGLEAFLDLVEQEKKALPFQSFPLQFESLEPHQLPNPPSVDINPAELGLDYELWKLTNVLPQKQEGYVSIGVRVPLGDFYLAQARPLADLVEQYAAGEVRFTLRQNILIRDVREDLVPFFYQELKKINLAQRGYNSLGDITACPGTDTCNLGIASSTGIAKELEKVIEEEYPQYLKNRDLVIKISGCMNACGQHNMAHIGFQGMSMKAGKTVIPALQVLLGGGNLGDGKGRFADKVTKVPSRRGPQALRVLLDDFEKNAGGIDFLSYYDQQGQMYFYDLLKELSDSASVTESDSVDWGHQEAYQVAVGVGECAGVVIDLVATLLLEALEKLDLGQEALEQGRWSDSIYHHYAGLINAAKALLLSEDVSTNSYANIISLFDEKFVETGKIQLEGTFAEKVYQINQHEPSEEFAKAYAKQAMEIYSLLKTYREEEVEA is encoded by the coding sequence ATGCAAAGCTTTCGAACCGAATTAGAAAATCTGATTGTAGAGCGGGATATCATCGAATTGGAGCGGAAAATCGCCCTTTTCAGAGAGGGTAAAATCGATGAAGAAAAATTCCGGAGTCTTAGACTTGCCCGCGGGGTCTATGGACAACGTCAACAGGGCGTTCAAATGGTTCGAATCAAGCTTCCCTATGGTCGCGCCACATCGGTGCAGTTGAGGAGGATCTGTAAGGTATCGGAGGAATATTCCATTGGCCGACTTCACATCACTACCCGACAGGATATTCAGATTCACTTCGTAAGCTTAGACAGGACTCCCCAACTTTGGGCAGAGTTGGAAAAGGACGATGTTACGCTTCGGGAAGCATGTGGCAATACGGTTCGAAATGTTACTGCTTCTGAAACTGCCGGAATTGATCCCAAAGAACCTTTTGATGTCACTCCTTATGCGGATGCTACATTTCGGTATTTTTTGAGAAACCCAGTTTGTCAGGAAATGGGCCGCAAGTTTAAAATGGCTTTTTCTTCCTCAGATGACGACACGGGCTTGGCTTACATGCATGATTTGGGTTTTATTCCAAAAGTCAAAGAAGTAGATGGAAATCAGATCCGTGGCTTCAAAGTTCTTCTTGGAGGTGGCTTAGGTTCTCAGCCCCGGCACGCCGATTTGATCACGGAGTTTTTGGAGACTGATCAGCTGATTCCCTTTATCGAAGCGGTGTTACGGATCTTTGACCGACATGGGGAAAGAGCCCGAAGAAACAAAGCTCGAATGAAGTTTTTGATCAAGGAGATCGGCTTGGAAGCCTTTTTGGATTTGGTGGAGCAAGAAAAAAAAGCGCTTCCTTTTCAATCCTTTCCTTTACAATTTGAAAGTTTAGAGCCTCACCAATTACCCAACCCTCCTTCTGTCGATATCAATCCAGCCGAATTGGGCTTGGACTACGAGCTCTGGAAGCTGACCAATGTACTGCCCCAAAAGCAAGAAGGATATGTTTCCATTGGAGTTCGAGTTCCCTTGGGAGATTTTTACCTAGCACAAGCTAGACCTTTGGCAGATTTGGTTGAGCAGTATGCAGCAGGGGAAGTTCGCTTTACCCTACGGCAAAATATCCTTATCCGAGATGTGCGGGAGGACTTGGTGCCGTTCTTTTATCAGGAATTGAAAAAAATCAATCTCGCTCAACGAGGCTATAATTCACTTGGAGACATCACGGCCTGCCCGGGTACCGATACCTGTAATTTGGGAATTGCCAGCTCGACGGGAATTGCCAAAGAGTTGGAAAAAGTTATCGAAGAGGAATATCCACAGTATTTGAAAAACCGAGACTTGGTAATCAAAATTTCCGGTTGTATGAATGCCTGTGGTCAACACAACATGGCCCATATTGGCTTCCAAGGTATGTCCATGAAAGCGGGAAAAACCGTCATTCCTGCTCTTCAAGTACTTTTAGGCGGAGGAAATCTAGGCGATGGCAAGGGTCGATTTGCCGACAAAGTAACCAAAGTTCCCAGTCGTCGTGGGCCTCAGGCTTTGCGAGTTTTGCTGGATGATTTCGAAAAAAATGCGGGAGGCATAGACTTTCTTAGCTACTACGACCAGCAAGGGCAGATGTACTTCTATGACTTACTCAAGGAATTGAGTGATTCAGCTTCCGTGACTGAATCTGATTCGGTGGATTGGGGCCATCAGGAAGCCTATCAAGTGGCTGTGGGAGTTGGCGAATGTGCCGGAGTGGTGATTGACTTGGTGGCAACTCTGCTCTTGGAGGCTTTGGAAAAACTCGATTTGGGTCAGGAGGCTCTGGAACAAGGTCGTTGGTCTGACAGCATCTACCATCACTATGCGGGGTTGATCAATGCTGCCAAGGCCCTTTTGCTCAGCGAAGATGTGAGCACCAATAGCTATGCGAATATTATCAGCTTGTTTGATGAAAAGTTTGTCGAAACAGGCAAAATCCAGCTGGAAGGCACCTTTGCCGAAAAGGTCTATCAGATCAATCAGCACGAACCATCTGAAGAGTTTGCCAAGGCCTACGCCAAGCAAGCCATGGAAATCTACAGCTTGCTGAAAACTTATCGGGAAGAGGAGGTAGAGGCATGA
- a CDS encoding sulfate adenylyltransferase subunit 1 gives MDIQGRKLIKIATAGSVDDGKSTLIGRLLYDTHSLTTDKIEAIERSSRQRGYDYLDFSLATDGLVAEREQGITIDVAHIYFNTDKTNFIVADTPGHVEYTRNMVTGASTSQVAIILIDARKGVIEQTYRHFFIANLLRMSHVVVAINKMDLVDYSEDVFLKIKADFDVLVGKSDFAEEQITFIPISALKGENVTRKSDHMPWYVGNTLLDHLEVLEPEDLQESTSARFPVQFVIRPKTEAYHDFRGFSGKLYGNSLQVGDRVTVLPSGNESTIKSIHFFDQELEVAAPGSSIVLTLADEVDCSRGDMIVKSGEAPSSEKSISATVCQVNNKALKVGGKYILQHGVNRVLAKVDQIEAKIHTDFSGTEEAEQLKLNDIGKVNLRLSKPIHFDSYYQSKSNGAFILIDEGTFDTVSVGFIE, from the coding sequence ATGGACATACAAGGAAGAAAACTGATCAAAATCGCTACCGCAGGCTCTGTGGACGATGGCAAAAGCACCTTGATTGGGCGATTGCTTTACGATACGCATTCCCTGACCACAGACAAGATCGAAGCAATTGAGCGCAGCTCGAGGCAGCGTGGATACGATTACTTAGACTTCTCGCTAGCGACCGATGGCTTGGTGGCAGAGCGTGAGCAAGGGATTACTATCGATGTCGCTCATATTTATTTCAATACCGATAAGACCAACTTTATAGTCGCGGATACTCCCGGGCACGTGGAGTACACTCGAAACATGGTCACAGGTGCATCCACTTCTCAAGTTGCGATTATCTTGATCGATGCCCGGAAAGGCGTAATCGAGCAGACCTACAGACATTTTTTTATTGCAAATCTTCTCCGAATGAGTCATGTGGTGGTAGCCATCAACAAGATGGATTTGGTGGATTATAGCGAGGATGTGTTTTTGAAAATCAAAGCGGACTTTGATGTCTTGGTTGGAAAAAGTGACTTTGCTGAAGAGCAGATTACGTTTATTCCGATATCAGCTTTGAAGGGAGAAAATGTAACCCGAAAGTCAGATCACATGCCTTGGTATGTTGGGAATACCCTGTTGGATCACTTGGAGGTGTTGGAGCCGGAAGACCTGCAGGAAAGCACCTCAGCCAGATTTCCCGTTCAATTTGTAATCAGACCCAAAACAGAGGCTTACCACGATTTTAGAGGCTTCTCTGGTAAGCTCTATGGCAATTCGCTTCAAGTCGGCGACCGAGTTACCGTGCTACCTTCAGGAAACGAATCCACCATCAAGAGCATCCATTTCTTTGATCAGGAGTTGGAAGTAGCCGCTCCGGGTTCCTCGATTGTACTTACCCTTGCCGATGAAGTGGATTGTAGCCGTGGAGATATGATTGTCAAAAGTGGAGAAGCTCCTAGTAGTGAAAAATCAATTTCAGCCACCGTTTGCCAAGTCAATAATAAAGCCTTGAAAGTAGGAGGGAAATACATCCTCCAGCACGGCGTCAACCGAGTTTTGGCCAAAGTCGATCAGATCGAAGCTAAAATTCATACGGATTTCTCAGGGACGGAAGAGGCGGAGCAATTGAAATTAAATGATATTGGAAAGGTAAATCTCCGACTCAGCAAGCCGATTCACTTTGATTCCTATTATCAGTCGAAGTCAAACGGAGCTTTTATTCTGATTGATGAAGGAACTTTTGATACAGTGAGTGTGGGATTTATAGAGTAG
- a CDS encoding phosphoadenylyl-sulfate reductase, translated as MSQKQNLFDLEAQFQSLSADAGLALIAELFPGKVVFSTSLGQEDQVITQLIATQNLPIQIFSLDTGRLFPETLELLARTESKYKTQIKVYYPETASVEKWVADKGINGFYESVENRKSCCYVRKVEPLKRALAGNAVWVTGLRAEQSANRSDMKRIEWDEANQIIKYNPLLDWTFDQMITYIEEQRIPYNPLHDQGFISIGCAPCTRAILPGEDARAGRWWWEDSKKECGLHAK; from the coding sequence ATGAGCCAGAAGCAGAACTTGTTCGATCTTGAAGCACAATTCCAAAGCCTCAGTGCCGACGCGGGATTGGCATTGATTGCTGAGCTCTTTCCAGGTAAAGTGGTTTTTTCAACCTCTTTAGGTCAGGAAGATCAAGTCATTACCCAGTTGATTGCTACGCAAAACTTGCCGATTCAGATCTTTTCGCTGGATACGGGAAGATTGTTTCCGGAGACTTTAGAGCTTTTAGCCAGAACTGAAAGCAAATACAAAACTCAAATCAAGGTTTATTATCCGGAGACTGCTTCGGTTGAAAAGTGGGTAGCTGATAAGGGAATTAATGGATTTTATGAATCTGTTGAAAACCGCAAATCATGTTGCTATGTACGAAAAGTGGAACCTCTGAAGCGAGCTTTGGCTGGAAATGCAGTTTGGGTTACCGGACTTCGCGCCGAGCAAAGTGCCAATCGAAGTGATATGAAACGGATCGAGTGGGACGAAGCTAATCAGATCATCAAGTACAATCCACTCTTGGATTGGACTTTTGATCAAATGATCACCTACATCGAAGAGCAGAGGATTCCCTACAATCCACTCCATGATCAAGGATTTATCAGCATTGGCTGCGCACCTTGTACCCGTGCGATCCTACCGGGAGAAGACGCCCGAGCCGGCCGATGGTGGTGGGAGGACTCGAAAAAAGAGTGTGGGTTGCATGCCAAATAA
- the htpG gene encoding molecular chaperone HtpG: MQEKGTISIHTENIFPIIKKFLYSDHEIFLRELVSNAVDATQKIKRLATLGQYKGELGDITVEVSFDEKKKTITISDKGLGMTAEEIKKYINQIAFSGATEFVEKFKDAKDANEIIGKFGLGFYSAFMVAKNVEIHTLSYQDGAEPAIWTCDGSTEFEIKKGKKKERGTDIILHINEDSEEFLDKWKLQGILDKYCKFLPVPIKFGTKSESVEDGVDDKGDKKWKSLEVDNIINTTSPIWTKSPSDLKDEDYLAFYKSLYPMSEDPLFWIHLNVDYPFNLTGVLYFPKVKNEFELQRNKIKLFSRQVFITDEVKDIVPEFLMLLHGVIDSPDIPLNVSRSFLQADGNVKKINNYITKKVADKLSELFKKDRKAYEEKWNDIGLFVKYGMISEEKFYEKGKEFTLLKNTKNEYFTLDEYLEKVKAIQTDKNEQTVFLYATDLNKQDSFIDSANKKDYDVLVLDSPIDSHFIQHIETKIEKTQLKRVDADVVEKLIQKDSTYANLLTEDQSKSVKELFEKAINNKNYSVEIEGLSPEEMPVTITMEEWMRRMKDMAQTGGGPMSFYGSLPDSYKVAINGNHPVVDKILKAEGEEAQLKLAKQAFDLAMLSQGLLTGKDLTAFVKRSVEMI, from the coding sequence ATGCAGGAAAAAGGTACCATCTCGATCCATACCGAGAACATTTTCCCGATTATCAAGAAATTCTTGTACTCTGATCACGAGATCTTCCTCCGCGAACTCGTATCCAACGCCGTCGATGCCACGCAAAAAATTAAGCGACTGGCTACGCTAGGTCAATACAAAGGCGAGTTGGGAGACATCACGGTGGAAGTTTCTTTTGATGAGAAAAAGAAAACCATCACCATCTCAGACAAAGGTCTTGGGATGACCGCTGAAGAGATCAAAAAGTACATCAATCAGATTGCTTTCTCCGGCGCAACCGAGTTTGTGGAGAAATTCAAGGATGCCAAAGACGCCAATGAGATCATCGGTAAGTTTGGTTTGGGTTTCTACTCTGCCTTTATGGTGGCAAAAAACGTGGAAATCCACACCCTTTCCTATCAGGACGGAGCCGAACCCGCCATCTGGACCTGTGACGGCAGCACCGAATTTGAAATCAAAAAAGGAAAGAAAAAGGAGCGCGGAACGGACATCATTCTGCACATCAACGAAGATTCTGAAGAATTCCTCGACAAGTGGAAGCTTCAGGGCATCTTGGACAAATACTGCAAGTTCTTGCCTGTACCGATCAAGTTTGGCACCAAATCAGAATCCGTGGAAGATGGAGTCGATGACAAAGGCGATAAAAAGTGGAAGTCTCTCGAGGTAGATAACATCATCAATACCACTTCTCCTATCTGGACCAAGTCTCCAAGCGACCTGAAGGACGAAGACTACCTGGCATTCTACAAGAGTCTCTATCCGATGAGCGAGGATCCGCTTTTCTGGATTCACCTCAATGTGGACTACCCATTCAATCTGACCGGTGTCTTGTATTTCCCAAAAGTCAAAAACGAATTCGAGCTTCAGCGCAACAAAATCAAATTGTTTAGCCGTCAGGTATTCATCACCGACGAGGTGAAGGACATCGTGCCGGAATTCTTGATGCTACTTCACGGGGTGATTGACTCTCCGGACATTCCGCTCAACGTATCCCGAAGCTTCCTGCAGGCCGATGGCAACGTGAAGAAAATCAACAACTACATCACCAAAAAAGTAGCCGATAAACTCTCCGAACTCTTCAAAAAAGACCGCAAGGCCTATGAAGAAAAATGGAACGACATCGGACTGTTTGTGAAGTACGGCATGATCTCCGAGGAGAAGTTCTACGAAAAAGGCAAGGAATTTACCCTGCTCAAAAACACCAAAAACGAGTATTTCACCTTGGATGAATACCTCGAAAAGGTAAAGGCAATTCAAACGGACAAAAACGAACAGACCGTTTTCCTTTACGCCACCGACCTTAACAAGCAGGATAGCTTCATCGACTCAGCGAATAAAAAGGACTACGATGTGCTTGTGCTTGATTCTCCGATCGACAGCCACTTTATCCAGCATATCGAGACCAAGATCGAGAAGACCCAACTCAAGCGTGTGGATGCCGATGTGGTGGAAAAGCTCATCCAAAAAGACTCTACCTATGCCAATCTCCTGACCGAAGATCAGAGCAAATCCGTGAAGGAACTCTTCGAAAAGGCGATCAACAACAAAAACTACAGCGTAGAGATCGAGGGCTTAAGTCCTGAGGAGATGCCCGTGACCATCACCATGGAAGAGTGGATGCGTCGCATGAAAGACATGGCACAGACCGGAGGCGGACCGATGAGCTTCTACGGCAGCCTGCCCGACAGCTATAAAGTCGCCATCAACGGCAACCATCCCGTCGTGGACAAAATCCTCAAAGCCGAAGGCGAAGAAGCTCAACTGAAACTAGCTAAGCAAGCTTTTGACTTGGCGATGCTTTCTCAAGGCTTGCTCACCGGGAAGGATCTGACTGCATTTGTAAAAAGAAGTGTGGAGATGATTTGA
- a CDS encoding epimerase yields the protein MKTVSIIGLGWIGEPLGLLLNQKGFRVLGSTTSVEKQEKLALKGLQAIRFSLNPHPEGLGFNALFQSEILVVNIPPRTRSGNGSFHLEQLNYLRTLIDRSSVKQVIFVSSTGIYPELNSLEKYRENYPITLENTGNDILFRAELWMEKNRDYDLSIVRFGGLMGKDRIPGKYFSGKENVAGHTRVNFIHQEDAVSMIAWIIEKGLWNETFNGVAPIHPLRREIYEKNAAELGLAPPASYQNESYGKDRLIDSSKILETGFEFKFPDPLEFSYLPLRP from the coding sequence ATGAAAACAGTATCCATCATTGGTCTGGGCTGGATTGGTGAGCCTTTGGGATTACTTCTGAATCAAAAGGGATTTCGGGTATTGGGATCTACTACTTCAGTTGAAAAACAGGAAAAGCTTGCTCTAAAAGGACTTCAAGCCATCCGTTTTTCGCTCAACCCCCATCCGGAAGGCTTGGGTTTTAATGCACTTTTTCAATCTGAAATTTTGGTGGTAAATATTCCACCAAGAACTCGAAGTGGAAACGGATCATTTCACTTAGAACAACTTAACTATTTACGCACGCTGATCGATCGTTCTTCGGTAAAGCAAGTGATTTTTGTATCAAGTACAGGGATTTATCCTGAGCTTAATTCTCTTGAAAAATACAGGGAGAATTATCCCATTACCTTAGAAAATACTGGAAATGATATACTTTTTCGAGCAGAATTATGGATGGAAAAAAATCGGGATTATGACTTGTCGATCGTCCGATTTGGAGGATTGATGGGGAAAGATCGAATCCCGGGTAAGTATTTCTCAGGAAAAGAAAACGTTGCTGGACACACTCGAGTAAATTTTATCCACCAAGAAGATGCGGTTAGTATGATTGCTTGGATTATTGAAAAAGGGCTTTGGAATGAGACCTTCAATGGGGTGGCGCCGATTCATCCGTTACGAAGAGAAATCTATGAGAAAAATGCAGCCGAACTAGGTTTGGCCCCTCCAGCCAGTTACCAAAATGAATCTTATGGCAAAGATCGTTTGATCGATTCAAGTAAGATTTTGGAGACGGGTTTTGAATTCAAATTTCCGGATCCGTTGGAGTTTTCGTATTTGCCACTAAGGCCCTAA